Below is a genomic region from Candidatus Thermoplasmatota archaeon.
GCTTTCCGAGATTTCCAGTGGCCGGCGGGGGATAAGGGGTTTCTGGACGAAGCGTCGAAACGGAGGCAGGCCCCCGCGGCGACGCCCAGGGGCGTCTTCGTCTGGGCAGACCCTCGAGGCGGGCGCGTCCGGTCCGGTCCGGACAGCCGCTCCTGAAGTGCGATGGGCGACGACCTCCCCTCATGAACCCCATCGTCGTCGAACGGCGTTCCGAGGCTCCCGTCGACCGCGTCCGCGAGGCCCTGTTCGTCGACGACGAGCCGGAGATCTGCCGCTTCTACGAGCGCCTCCTGCGGCACGCGCGGCACCTGCCCCTCCGCGCGACTATCGCGTCGGACGCGCGGCAGGCCCTCGCGCTTGCCCACGCGCGGCCCTTTGACCTTGTCGTCTCGGACTTCCGCATGCCCGGCGCCGACGGCGCGGCCATCCTGACCGCGGCGCGGGAGCGGAATCCGGGCGGGCGCCGCGTGCTCGTGACCGGGTACAACGAGATCCCGGCCCCGCTGCCGCGCCTGCGCGAGGCGGGCGTGGAGGCGTACCTGCAGAAGCCCTTCGACCCCGTCGAGCTGTTCCTCATCGTCGTGGACTTCCTGGAGGGAAGGGGACGCACGATCCGGACGCTTGCCCGGGAGGCGGGCGAGCTGGAGGCGGCGTCTCCGGATCCGCGCAGCGTCGGCGTGCGGTTCGGCGCCGCGCCGCGGCCGCACCTCGACACGCCTTGAAGGCGCCCGCCTGCGCGCCCATCCCGCGCGACCGGCCTAGGGCGACACGGCGCACAGCGGGTCCAGGCGCTCGGGCTCGACCGGCAGACACCAGCGCGGGTCGCCGGGAGCGC
It encodes:
- a CDS encoding response regulator; translation: MNPIVVERRSEAPVDRVREALFVDDEPEICRFYERLLRHARHLPLRATIASDARQALALAHARPFDLVVSDFRMPGADGAAILTAARERNPGGRRVLVTGYNEIPAPLPRLREAGVEAYLQKPFDPVELFLIVVDFLEGRGRTIRTLAREAGELEAASPDPRSVGVRFGAAPRPHLDTP